One window of Panthera tigris isolate Pti1 chromosome C2, P.tigris_Pti1_mat1.1, whole genome shotgun sequence genomic DNA carries:
- the LOC122241872 gene encoding keratin-associated protein 6-2-like, which produces MCCNYGNSCGYGCGYGYGCGCGPYYGCGYGLRYGCGYGSGYGCGYGSCCGYGTGYGCGYGYGSNFCGYRPFFYRRCYSSCC; this is translated from the coding sequence ATGTGTTGTAACTACGGCAACTCCTGTGGCTATGGCTGTGGATATGGCTATGGCTGTGGATGCGGTCCCTATTATGGCTGTGGTTATGGCCTCCGTTATGGCTGTGGCTATGGCTCAGGATATGGCTGTGGCTATGGCTCCTGCTGTGGTTATGGCACTGGATATGGCTGTGGCTATGGCTATGGCTCCAACTTCTGTGGCTACCGGCCATTTTTCTATAGAAGATGTTATTCCTCTTGCTGCTAG
- the LOC122241873 gene encoding keratin-associated protein 21-1-like, protein MCCNYGNSCGYGCGYGYGCGCSPYDGCGYGLRYGCGYGSGYGCGYGSCCGYGTGYGCGYGYGSNCCGYQPFFYRRCYSSCC, encoded by the coding sequence ATGTGTTGTAACTACGGCAACTCCTGTGGCTATGGCTGTGGATATGGCTATGGCTGTGGATGTAGTCCGTATGATGGCTGTGGTTATGGCCTCCGTTATGGCTGTGGCTATGGCTCAGGATATGGCTGTGGCTATGGCTCCTGCTGTGGCTATGGCACTGGATATGGTTGTGGCTATGGCTATGGCTCTAACTGCTGTGGCTACCAGCCATTTTTCTATAGAAGATGTTATTCCTCTTGCTGCTAG